One Vallitalea pronyensis genomic region harbors:
- the glmS gene encoding methylaspartate mutase subunit S: MNGKKIVLGVIGADVHAIGNKILAYAFEEAGFKVINLGVMVAQEEFIKAAIETGADAILVSSLYGHGELDCRGLREKCEESGIGDILLYVGGNLVVGKADFEDVKAKFLEMGFNKVYPPGTLPDVAISDLNEDLGVSDE, translated from the coding sequence ATGAATGGTAAAAAAATAGTCTTAGGTGTTATAGGGGCAGATGTACATGCTATAGGTAATAAAATACTAGCTTATGCCTTTGAAGAAGCAGGTTTTAAAGTGATCAATCTAGGTGTTATGGTAGCTCAGGAGGAATTTATTAAGGCAGCTATTGAAACAGGTGCTGATGCTATTTTGGTATCCTCATTATATGGTCATGGCGAGTTGGATTGTCGTGGTCTTCGAGAAAAATGTGAAGAATCAGGTATTGGTGACATTCTATTATACGTAGGTGGTAACTTAGTTGTTGGTAAAGCAGACTTTGAAGATGTCAAGGCAAAGTTTTTGGAGATGGGCTTTAATAAAGTATATCCTCCAGGAACACTTCCAGATGTTGCAATTTCCGACTTGAACGAGGATTTAGGAGTGAGTGATGAATGA
- the glmL gene encoding methylaspartate mutase accessory protein GlmL, with protein sequence MKVVLLIDFGSTYTKVTAVDFDEEVIIGSARAFTTIETDINDGLEGAIAQLKKKYGHMDIHEMFACSSAAGGLRMIAIGLVPDLTAEAAKRAALSAGAKVMNVFSYELNEQERKEIDALKPDIILLTGGTDGGNKDVILHNAKVVAELQSNAPVIVAGNKSVQEQVMDILKEKEVTLCENVMPELDVLNITSARLAIRDVFLRKIVYAKGLSRVQELIQGILMPTPSAVLKAAKTLSLGTKNQKGWGDLIVVDVGGATTDIHSIAEGLPSKGGVLLKGLQEPLVKRTVEGDLGVRYSAHALIETCGIQDMEKITGLSKERIITYLDKIKHNPEYYSDEDDDFKTFDFGLASLAVRDAVHRHVGRLETHYTPFGATYLQTGKDLTELRKIIGTGGSIIHCDCIQKVLEQALFDPTDPTVLRPMQSDYYIDHKYILAAMGLLAEHYPDKALNIMKKEIKLISRGE encoded by the coding sequence ATGAAGGTAGTGCTCCTCATTGATTTTGGTAGTACATATACCAAAGTAACAGCTGTGGATTTTGATGAAGAAGTGATTATAGGTTCGGCTAGAGCATTTACAACCATTGAGACGGATATAAATGATGGGCTTGAAGGGGCCATTGCTCAGTTAAAGAAAAAATATGGTCATATGGACATACATGAAATGTTTGCTTGCAGCAGTGCTGCTGGTGGGCTTCGTATGATTGCTATTGGTCTTGTACCTGATTTGACTGCAGAAGCTGCCAAGCGAGCAGCACTTAGTGCAGGTGCTAAGGTGATGAACGTTTTTTCTTATGAACTGAATGAGCAAGAGAGAAAAGAAATTGATGCACTGAAACCAGACATTATTCTGTTAACAGGTGGGACAGATGGTGGAAATAAAGATGTTATTCTACATAACGCCAAAGTTGTTGCAGAGCTTCAGTCCAATGCTCCTGTTATTGTAGCTGGCAACAAATCCGTACAAGAACAAGTGATGGACATACTAAAAGAGAAAGAGGTAACCTTATGTGAGAATGTAATGCCTGAGCTAGATGTACTGAATATTACATCAGCTAGATTAGCCATCCGAGATGTGTTTTTAAGAAAAATTGTCTATGCAAAAGGTTTATCCCGTGTGCAAGAGCTCATTCAAGGCATACTTATGCCAACACCTTCAGCCGTACTTAAGGCTGCAAAAACCTTAAGCCTTGGAACTAAGAACCAGAAGGGGTGGGGCGATCTCATTGTGGTGGATGTGGGTGGTGCTACAACGGACATACATTCTATAGCAGAGGGACTGCCAAGCAAAGGTGGGGTCTTGTTAAAAGGTCTGCAAGAGCCTTTGGTAAAACGTACTGTTGAGGGTGATCTAGGTGTTCGGTACAGTGCACATGCACTTATAGAAACCTGTGGTATACAGGACATGGAGAAGATAACCGGTTTATCCAAAGAACGAATCATTACTTATCTGGATAAAATCAAACATAATCCAGAGTATTATTCCGATGAAGATGACGATTTTAAGACCTTTGATTTTGGTCTTGCATCGCTAGCCGTAAGAGATGCTGTACACCGACATGTAGGGCGGTTAGAAACCCACTATACACCTTTTGGTGCCACATACCTTCAAACAGGCAAGGACCTTACAGAACTTCGAAAAATAATTGGAACAGGTGGTTCCATTATACATTGTGATTGCATTCAAAAAGTACTTGAACAGGCTCTTTTTGATCCCACTGACCCAACAGTACTTCGACCCATGCAAAGTGATTATTATATTGATCATAAATATATTTTAGCAGCTATGGGATTACTAGCTGAACATTATCCCGATAAAGCATTAAATATCATGAAGAAAGAAATAAAACTAATTTCTAGAGGTGAATAA
- a CDS encoding methylaspartate ammonia-lyase: MKIVDVILSKGKTGFFFDDQRAIKKHAVPNGASYSGMPITQGFESIRQAGEAISVMLLLEDGQIAHGDCAAVQYSGAGGRDPLFLAKDYIPIIEKYLKPILIGKELHSFRDLAEEIDHYVMPTTGKPLHTAIRYGMTQAILDGVAKSKKRLMAEVVAEEYGTAMTKEEIPIFMQSGDDRYNNVDKMILKEADVLPHGLINNVELKLGKEGELLKKYIAWLRDRVGEISQDAVYQPILHLDVYGTIGMIFDYDMDRMVAYMKELEEAAYPLKLRIEGPMDMEERTAQMEALREMCQRLDAQNIQVEIVADEWCNTFDDIKYFADNGAGHMIQIKTPDLGGINNTIEAVLYCNKKGIGAYQGGTCNETDRSSQVCVHLAMATKPVQILAKPGMGVDEGYMIVFNEMQRILAVRKMRERIE, from the coding sequence ATGAAAATAGTTGATGTCATCCTATCAAAAGGTAAAACAGGTTTTTTCTTCGATGACCAAAGAGCCATTAAAAAACATGCTGTTCCAAACGGGGCATCTTATAGCGGTATGCCCATTACACAAGGCTTTGAATCCATTCGACAGGCAGGAGAGGCTATTTCAGTTATGCTGTTATTAGAAGATGGGCAGATTGCCCATGGGGATTGTGCTGCCGTTCAATATTCAGGAGCAGGAGGAAGAGACCCGTTATTTCTTGCAAAAGATTACATACCGATTATCGAAAAGTACTTAAAACCAATCCTGATTGGGAAAGAGCTCCATTCTTTTCGTGACTTAGCAGAAGAGATTGACCACTATGTGATGCCAACAACAGGTAAGCCATTGCACACTGCCATTCGTTACGGTATGACACAGGCTATCTTGGACGGGGTAGCTAAGAGTAAAAAAAGACTCATGGCAGAAGTGGTTGCAGAAGAATATGGGACAGCGATGACAAAAGAAGAAATCCCTATATTCATGCAATCAGGTGATGACCGTTATAATAATGTGGATAAAATGATTTTAAAAGAAGCGGATGTGTTACCCCATGGTTTGATTAACAACGTGGAGTTAAAACTTGGAAAAGAAGGGGAACTCCTTAAGAAATATATTGCTTGGCTTCGAGATCGTGTGGGTGAAATTAGTCAAGATGCTGTTTATCAACCCATCTTGCATTTAGATGTCTATGGGACCATTGGTATGATTTTTGATTACGATATGGATAGAATGGTCGCTTATATGAAAGAATTAGAAGAGGCAGCGTATCCATTAAAGCTACGTATTGAAGGACCTATGGACATGGAAGAGCGGACAGCTCAGATGGAAGCATTAAGAGAGATGTGCCAGCGTCTCGATGCTCAAAACATACAAGTGGAAATTGTAGCTGACGAATGGTGTAATACCTTTGATGATATAAAATATTTTGCTGATAATGGAGCAGGCCATATGATTCAGATTAAAACACCGGATCTAGGGGGCATCAATAATACCATAGAAGCTGTACTCTATTGTAACAAAAAAGGTATTGGCGCATACCAAGGCGGTACGTGTAACGAGACAGACCGTTCTTCACAAGTCTGTGTTCACTTGGCTATGGCAACGAAACCTGTACAGATTCTAGCGAAACCAGGCATGGGTGTTGACGAAGGTTATATGATTGTGTTTAATGAAATGCAGCGCATCTTAGCTGTACGTAAAATGAGAGAAAGGATAGAATAG
- a CDS encoding methylaspartate mutase subunit E: MELKNKKLEDELFNSIRQDVLLQWSTGNDVDFDEAVAYHKEIPKHKVFSDKLIEAKEQGNTLIQPRAGVALVDKHIELLNYLVNEGEADLLPTTIDSYTRHNRYHEAEEGINESRKAGRSLLNGFPAVNHGISLCRKVNESVNVPVQVRHGTPDARLLTEVTIAGGFTSYEGGGISYNIPYSKNIPLDKTIYDWQYVDRLIGKYEEAGITINREPFGPLTGTLVPPCISHSVAIIESLLAAEQGVKNITVGYGQCGNLIQDIAAIRTLESLTEEYLHKFGYEDVVVTTVLHQWMGGFPQDESKAFGVISWGAATAALAGATKVIVKTPHEAMGVPTKEANASGIKATKQLVTMLRDQQMVSISDLKLEKDMIMAETRCIVDKTLELGDGDLAEGTIRAFQAGVIDIPFAPSRQNAGKVFPARDNTGAVRFLECAHLPFTQDIKSYHHDKMKERADYEKRDMSFQMVIDDIYAIGKGKLVGRPR, from the coding sequence ATGGAATTGAAGAATAAAAAGTTAGAGGATGAACTTTTTAACAGCATCAGACAGGACGTATTATTACAGTGGTCAACAGGCAACGATGTGGATTTTGATGAAGCAGTGGCTTATCATAAAGAAATTCCTAAGCATAAGGTTTTTTCGGATAAACTGATAGAAGCCAAAGAACAAGGTAACACATTGATTCAACCCCGGGCAGGTGTTGCACTGGTGGATAAACATATTGAGCTTTTGAACTACTTGGTGAATGAAGGCGAAGCAGACCTTCTTCCAACAACCATTGATAGTTATACAAGGCACAACCGATACCATGAAGCAGAAGAAGGTATTAATGAAAGCCGAAAAGCAGGTCGCTCTTTATTGAATGGTTTTCCAGCCGTTAATCATGGTATATCTTTATGCCGAAAAGTAAATGAATCCGTCAATGTACCGGTACAAGTAAGACACGGTACACCCGATGCAAGATTACTGACAGAAGTGACCATTGCAGGAGGCTTTACATCCTATGAAGGTGGCGGTATCTCTTATAATATTCCCTATTCAAAGAATATACCTCTAGACAAAACCATCTATGACTGGCAGTATGTGGACCGTTTGATAGGTAAGTACGAGGAAGCGGGCATCACCATTAACCGTGAGCCTTTTGGACCATTAACAGGGACCCTTGTGCCGCCTTGTATCTCCCATAGTGTAGCCATTATTGAAAGTCTTCTTGCAGCCGAGCAGGGTGTAAAAAATATAACAGTGGGTTATGGACAATGTGGTAACCTGATTCAAGATATAGCAGCTATTCGTACGCTAGAAAGTCTTACGGAAGAGTATCTTCATAAGTTTGGTTATGAAGACGTTGTGGTAACAACCGTTCTTCATCAATGGATGGGTGGTTTCCCACAAGATGAATCCAAGGCATTTGGCGTGATTTCATGGGGAGCAGCTACGGCGGCATTAGCTGGTGCCACAAAGGTGATTGTCAAAACACCTCATGAAGCCATGGGTGTGCCAACAAAAGAAGCCAATGCCAGTGGGATTAAAGCAACAAAACAATTAGTGACCATGTTACGTGACCAGCAGATGGTATCTATCAGTGACTTAAAACTTGAAAAAGACATGATTATGGCAGAGACACGTTGTATCGTAGATAAAACCCTTGAATTGGGAGATGGTGATTTAGCTGAAGGTACCATTCGGGCTTTTCAAGCAGGTGTTATTGATATTCCATTTGCACCTAGCCGACAGAATGCAGGTAAAGTGTTCCCTGCTCGTGATAACACAGGAGCGGTACGTTTCCTAGAATGCGCGCATTTACCTTTTACACAAGACATTAAATCTTATCATCATGATAAGATGAAAGAACGGGCAGACTATGAAAAAAGGGATATGAGCTTTCAGATGGTGATTGATGATATCTATGCGATTGGGAAAGGTAAGTTAGTGGGACGACCAAGATAA